One Sphingomonas kaistensis genomic window, GCTGTTCTTCTGGGGGATCGGTCACGTTCCGCTGGCGCAGGCCATCGCCCTCGCCTTCATCGCCCCGCTGATCGCGCTGTATCTGGCGGCGGTCCTGTTGGGCGAACAGGTCGGCAAGCGCACGGTCGGGGCCTCGCTCCTCGCTTTCACCGGCGTGATCGTGATCTTCATCGGCCAGGCCCGTGCCGATCTCGGGCGCGAAGCGCTACTCGGAAGCCTCGCGATCCTGCTGTCGGCGGTGCTGTATGCGGTGAACATCATCATGATGCGGCGGCAGAGCCAGGCGGCCGGGCCGATGGAAATTGCTTTCTTCCAGAATTTGACGGTCACCGCCGTGCTGCTTGCCGCCCTGCCGGTGATCGGGACCGAGTTGCCGGCCATGATTCACTGGCCGGCGCTGCTGGGGGCCGCGGTGTTGTCCACCCTGTCGCTCCTGCTCCTATCCTGGGCTTATGCGAGGGCCGAAGCGAGCTATCTGGCGGCGACCGAATATACCGCCTTCCTGTGGGCGGCGCTGTTCGGCTGGCTGGTATTCGGCGAGCATCTCAGCGCCTTCACCCTCGCCGGGGCGGTACTGATCGTCGCCGGCTGCCTGCTTGCCGCGCGCAGCCCGCAGGCAGCCAACCCGCATCTCGAAGCGGCACCCTAGGAGCGAATCATGGCGTGGATCCTGCTCATCATCGGCGGCCTGTTCGAGGTCGGGTTCACCACCTCGCTGCGGTTCGTCGACGACTTTCGCAACCTGCCGTGGACGGGGGCCTTTCTGGTCAGCGTGACCTTGTCGATGCTGCTGCTCGAACGCGCCGCGCGCGAAATACCGATGGGCACCGCTTATGCGGTGTGGGGTGGGATCGGGGCGATCGGGACGGTGGTGGTCGGCATGGCGTTCTTCGACGAGCCTTCCACCACCATCCGCCTGCTGCTGATCCTCGCCATCGTCGCGGCGATCGCGGGCCTGAAGCTCACCGCCTAGCGGCGCTGAGGTTCCAGCGCCGGGGCGACCTCGGGCGAGGCTTCGATGCTGGAATAGAAGTTGGGCCGTGGGAACGGCCCCCGCACCTGCTCAAACGCATGGCCGAAGCCGAGCAGCCGCCCGTCCGACCATTTGGGCCCGACAAAGCTCAAGCCCACCGGGAGCCCGCGCACCAGTCCCATCGGGACGGTGAGGTGCGGATAGCCCGCCACCGCTGCCATCGAGCCGATCGCATTGCCGCCCGGCGATTGGTCGCCATGCACCGCGTCGATCTTCCACGCCGCCGGCCGGGTCGGAAAGACGACCGCGTCGACGCCGCTCAGCAGCCGGTCGAGATCGGTGGTGGTGATCCGCAGGCTGTTGGCGCGAGCTTTCTTGTAGGCGGGGTCGGCGAGCCCCTTGGTCTTTTCGGCTTCCTCGAAGGTCTCCTGCCCGAACAGCGGCGTCTCTGTCGCGGCATTGGCCTTGTTGAAGGCGATCAGGTCGGCGAGGGTCTTGGGGCCGGCGGAAGGACTGCCGGCCAGATAGGCGTTCATGCCGGCTTTGAGCTCAGTCAGCAGCACCGCATATTCGTCGTTGCCGTAATTGCCGGTCGGCTTGAATTCCTTGATTTCGATAAGCTCGGCGCCGGCCTGCCGAAGCTGGCCAAGGGCCTGCTCGAAGGCGGCATCGGTCCCGAAGCCGGCGGCAAAGCGCAGCACCGCGATCTTCTTGCCGCGCAGCGCATCGGCGGAGAGACCGGCGCGATAATCGGTCTTGCGACGGTCGGCCTCGGCGGTGGCGGGATCGGCCGAGTCGGTGCCGGCGATCACCGTCAGCAGCTCGGCGGCCTGCGCGACCGTGCGGGTCATTGGGCCGGCGGTGTCCTGGCTTTCGCTGATGGGCACGATGTGCGTCCGGCTGACGAGGCCCATGGTGGGCTTGAGGCCAACCACGCCGTTCATGCTCGCCGGGCAGGTGATCGAGCCGTCGGTTTCGCTGCCGATGGCGTAATCGGCATAGCCCGCCGCCACCGCCGCGCCCGATCCGCTCGAACTGCCGCAGGTGTTGCGGTCGAGCGCATAGGGGTTGCGGGTCTGACCACCGACCGCACTCCACCCCGAGATGCTGTTGGTGGAGCGGATGTTGGCCCATTCGCTAAGGTTGGTCTTGCCGAGGATCACCGCGCCCGCTTCGCGCAGGCGGGAAACGATGGGCGCGTCCCGCCCGGTGTTGTTGCCGGCAAGCGCCAGGCTGCCGGCGGTGGTCGGCATCCCCCGTGCCTCGATATTGTCCTTGAGCAAAATCGGACGACCACGCATCGGTCCGCTTCCCGGCGGCGCTCGGTCGACCCGGCCGGCCTGATCGAGCGCGGTGGGATCGAGCGCGATGACGGCGTGAAGCTTTGCATCCTGCGCCGCGATCCAGGCGGCGGCGGCCCGCACGCTGTCGGTCGCGGTCAATTGCTCGAAGTCCGGACGAACGGGAGGCGGCGGCACGGCAGTCGCCGCCATCGGAGCGGGGCCAGAGGCCGGCATGGGGTCGGGCGAGGTGGTCGCACAGCCGCCGAGCAACAGGGCAGCGAGGAACGGGATACGCGGGTCGCTGGTCAAAGCCTGGCTCCGGTTGGTCGAAAGGTCGGGGTGACAGACATTTCAGGTTCATCGCAGAGGCACAAGCCGCCGGAACGATTGAACCGCAGATCCTTTTCAAGGCAGACATGACCAAGACCCTTCTTCTCGCCTCCACGGCGTTTTTCGCCGCGCCCCTCGCTGCCCAGGAGGCGCCTGCGCCCGCCCCCACGCCGACGGAGCAAAACGTGACCGGCCAAGCCGCCACCGCGGCCGCGACGCAGCCGGCGGTCACGTCGCAGATCGTGACCGACGAGGAAGGGGAGGAAGTCGAGGAGATCACCGTTACGGGCTCCCGCCCACGCGGCTCGGTGATCGGCAACATTCCACCCGAAAACGTCCTCGACAGCCGCGACATCCGCGCCACCGGCGCGACCAGCATCGGCGAACTGCTCGATTCGATCGCGACCCAGACCGGCAGCGCGCGCGGCCGCGGCGCGGGGGCGCCGGTGGTGCTTTTGAACGGGCAGCGCATCTCGGGCTTTCGTGAGCTTCGCGATCTTCCGCCCGAAGCGATTCAGCGGACGGAGATCCTGCCCGAAGAGGTGGCGTTGAAATACGGTTATGCCGCCGACCAGCGCGTGGTGAACATCGTGCTTCGCCGGCGCTTCGATTCGACCACGGTGGAGCTTGGCGGGCGGGTCGCCACCGATGGCGGCTATGCGACCGGCCGGGCCGATGCCGGCAAGCTGATCATCCGCGAGAAGACCCGCACCAGCGGGAATGTCCGCCTCGAAGGCAACAACCCGCTGTTCGAGAACGAACGCACTATCGGCGTCCGAGCGGAGGACACGATCGACAGCCGGCCGTTCCGTACCCTCGTCGGCGCCGGGCAGACCGCGCGGGTATCGGGGACGCTGAGCCGGCCGGTATCGTCGATCTTCAACGGCACGCTGACCGGCGAGGCCGAGCGGCGCAACGGCAGCAGCGGGCTCGGGCTGCTGAATGGCGATTATCTGCGCCGCGAAACCAGCGGGACGACCTTCGGATTGGGCGCGTCGCTCAACGGGCAGATCGATCGCTGGCGGCTGTCGTCCACCGCCAATGGCGAAATCGTGCGCAGCGAATCGGAGACCGCGCTGCGCGGCGATCTCAGCGAATCGACCCGCCGGTCGCTGGTGGTGGACGCCACCGCCAACGGGCCGCTGGTCCAGCTTCCGGCGGGGATGGCCAATGTCACGCTGAAAGCCGGGGCAAGCGCGCTCGGGATCGAGAGCAAGAGCCGGCGGCTCGGCCTCATCACGCCGTCCAATTTCAACCGCTACATCGCCGAAGGCTCGGCCAATGCCGACCTGCCGCTTACCGAGCGCGCCTCGGCGATCGGGCGGCTTACCGCCAACGTGAATGGCGGGCTGCGCTATCTCGACGATTTCGGGACGCTGACCAGCATCGGCGCGGGCCTCAACTGGTCGCCGGCGGCACGGCTCAACCTGCTCGCCAGCTGGACCCGCGAAGAAGGCGCGCCGTCGTTGCAGCAGCTCGGCGACCCGTTCCTCGAGACCACCGGCGTGCCCTTCTTCGACGCGCGTAACGGGGTCACTGTGCCGGTCACCACCATCACGGGCGGCAATCGCGATCTCGAGGCGGACAGGCGCAACGTGTTAAAGATCGGCGGCAATTGGCAGCCGTTTGAGGAGCAGAATCTGCGCCTCCGCGCCGAATTCGTCCGGCAGACCATCGACAATCCGCAGATCAGCTTCCCCGCCGCGACCGCCGCGCTGGAACAGGCGTTTCCGAACCGCTTCCAGCGCGACGCGTCGCTGCGGCTGATCAGCGTCGACCTGCGCCCGGTGAACGCCGATCGCTCGACCCGCGAGACGCTGCGCTGGGGCTTCGATTTCACCAAGTCACTACTGACGCAGCGTCCGTCGCAGCAGACGATCACGCGCTTGGTCGACCGTGCCCGGCAGCAGGGTCTGATTTCCAACGCGCCGCGGCCGAACACCGATGGGACAACGCCGGCGCCGACCGTCACCGTTCGCACGGAAGGTGATGCGCCACCGTCGCCCCCGCCCTCGGGTGCTGCCACCCGCGGAGGACAGGGCGGCGGGCCTCGCTTCGGTGGTGGCGGTCCAGGCGGCGGTGGTGGGCGTTTCGGCGGCGGACGGGGCGGACGCCTGACGCTGTCGGCGACGCATACCGTGACCTTCACCGACGAACTGGTGATCGGACCGGGCTTGCCGGTGCTCGATTATCTCGGCGGCGAGGCGCTGAATTCGAATGGTGGCCGGCCGCGGCATCAGGTCGAGGTCGAAAGTGGCTATTACAACAATGGCCTGGGGCTTCGGCTGAGCGGTGACTGGCGCAGCGGAACCCGGATCGCTTCGACCGGCCAGGATCTGCGCTTCTCGCCTTATGCGACCTTCGACCTGCGCGCCTTCGCCAATCTCGGCGAGCGGCTCGACCTCGTCACCAAGGTGCCGTTCCTGCGCGGCAGCTCGGTGCGGTTCGAGGTGAATAACATCTTCAATGCGCGGCCGCAGGTGAATGGCGCGTCGAGCACCATTCCCTTCGCCTATCAGCCCGACCGGCTGGAGCCGATCGGGCGGACGGTGGGCGTGACCTTCCGCAAATTATTCATTCCCAACCGCTTCATCCAGCGCGCCTTTCAGCAGCGCGCGGCGGGTGGGCGACCTGACGAATAAAGACGGGGGGCGAGGGGCTTAGAACCCTTCGCGCTTCGCCCGCTCGAGACCGTCGACGATCACCTTCTTGGCGTCTTCGCGGTCGCCCCAGTGACCGACACGGGTCCACTTTTCGGGCTCGAGGTCCTTATAGTGGGTGAAGAAGTGGGCGATCTGGTCGAACACGATCTTTGGCAGATTCTCGCCCTCGCCGATCCCTTCGTAATAAGGGGTCGTCTTGAGGTCGGGCACCGCGAGCAATTTCTCGTCGCCGCCGGCTTCGTCTTCGAGGAACAGCACGGCGACCGGGCGCGCGCGCACGACGCAGCCCGGCATGAACGGCCAGCGGTTCATCACCAGGCAGTCGAGGGGATCGCCGTCTTCGCCCAACGTGTGGGGGATGAAGCCGTAGTTGGCCGGATAGCGCATCGCGGTGTGCAGGATGCGATCGACGAAGATGGCGCCCGACTTCTTGTCGAGCTCATACTTCACCGGCTCGCCGCCGATCGGCACTTCGATGACGACGTTGATGGATTCGGGCGGATTGGCGCCCGCCGGCACGAGATCTAGGTTCACTTTGGCTCCAGAAGGATATCGAGGGCGCCCCGCCCTTCGCCTGTTTTGATGAGGCGCGGATAGCGAAGACCGCCGTTCCAGGAAAGAGGCACGGACCGGACGCTGTCGCCGCGCTTGATCGTCAGGGGGATCGGCGTCGTGCCGCCCTTGGCCGCGGTGATCGCCGCCTTGAGCGCGTCTTCGCTATAGGCCTTCTCGCCGACCGCGACGATCGTCTGACCGGTGGTGAGGCCGGCCTTGAAGGCGGGACCGTCCCAGATCACGGCGGTGATCTTGCCTTCGCGGTCGAGGCTCATGCCCAGCGACCAGCTGTAATTGTGACCGCGCGACGATTTCATCGACGCCGCCAGCGCCGCGTTGGGCGTGTCGGTGTATTCCAGCCGGTAGCCCGAGGCGGTGAAGCCGTTCAGCGGCGCGCCGGCCGACGACGGCTCGTAGACTCGCTGCTGAAGGAAGCTGCGCCAGTCATAGCGGTGAACGGCGTTCAGGCCCGCCACGATATCGTCGAGGGTGTAGGTGCGCACGCCCCAATCGCCCTCGCGGGTACCGAAGAAAGCGCGGGCGAAATCATCGAGGCCGCGGCGATTGCCCGTGCCCCTGCGAATAATCGCATCGGCTTCTAGCCAGACCAGCATGCCTTCGTTGTAATAATCCTCGTTGCGCTGCCAGCTGGTCCACGCCTTAGGCCGACGCGCCGAGACAATCGGATCGTTGGTGGTGTCGACCAGCGGGCGCCATTCGCGGCCCTTGGTGAGGTCGAGGGCGGCGGCGATGTTGGCCATCTTGTCCAGCACCTCGGCCTTGGTCGACAGGCCCGAACGGGCTTCGAGCACGTGGCCCCAGAACTGGGTCTGCCCTTCGTACACCCACAGCAGGCTGTCGCGCATCGGGGTGCGGAAATCGGGGGTGAACAGGTCGGCGGGGCGGCGGTGCTTGCCGTTCCAGCTGTGCACGAATTCGTGCGGCAGCAGATTGTGGTCGGGGAGACTCGCCTTCCAGTCGGTGAAGTAGCCGGGGTCGTTCTGGTTTTCGGATGAGCGATGATGCTCGAGCCCGATTCCGCCCATCTTGTCGGTGATGGCGTGGAGGAAATCGTAATGGTCGAACTGGCGCGTCCCGAACAGGCGAACGGCCTGGGTCACGAGATTGCGGTGACGCTGAAGCACGTCGGCGGAGACGACCACCTCCTTCGGGCTGTCGGCGATCGTGTTGAGGGAGACGTTCTGGCCGAGATCGTCGCGACGGAAATAGCGGCCGGCGAAGATCGGCGAATCCTGCAGCGTCTCGTAGCTGACGGTGTCGTAGGTGACCCGCGTGCCGGTAGTGGCGGTCGGGCGAAGCGCCGTCGCGGACCGGAAACCGGCGGGGTAAGTGACCGTCGCGCTGACCGGGATGCGCCGCGTGAAGTAGCCCGCGGGATAGAGCGACACCATCTCGAACTGGAGGTTCAGCATGTCGGGCGTGACGAGGATGCGGCCCTGGTTGCCCTCGGTCGGCGTCATGAACTGGAAGCGTGCTTCGATCTCGCTGGCGCCGGCCGGGACATCGACGTGAAAAGCGTAGACCTCGCCTGCGTCGCGCTCCCATTGCAGGGTGCGGCCGCCTGCGGTGAAGGTCAGGCCCGCCAGCTTTTCGAGTTCGCCGCGCGGGGCGTGCTTGCCGGGCAACCATTGCGGGAACAGCAGGGTCATCCGGCCCGCCTGCACGACGGGGATGGTCTGGCGGACGGTCCAGATGCCTTGGCGGAGGTCGCTGACATCGACGTCGAGCCGCATCGTACCGGGAAACGCGACATCGCGGGCGGCGGGAATCGTCTGCGGAAACTGCACCGGCTGGGGCGCCGACAGCGGGACGATTTGAGCGAGGGCGGGGGAGGCGGCGAACAGCGCCGCGGCAAGATACAAGCTACGCATGACCCCCGCCTAGCCACGGCGGCGCGGGGCGGCTAGTGGCTGCGCCACATTCATGGCCCAGATCAACACGCCCCAACCCGTCCGCGGCATGCAGTCGCTCCTTGGCGAGGAAGCCGACCGCTTCGCGCATGTCGTCGCGACCTTCGAGCGCGTCCGCCGCCTGTTCGGCTTTCGCCGGGTCGAGGTGCCGGTGCTCGAGCCGACCGCAGTGTTCGCCCGCTCG contains:
- a CDS encoding TonB-dependent receptor, translating into MTKTLLLASTAFFAAPLAAQEAPAPAPTPTEQNVTGQAATAAATQPAVTSQIVTDEEGEEVEEITVTGSRPRGSVIGNIPPENVLDSRDIRATGATSIGELLDSIATQTGSARGRGAGAPVVLLNGQRISGFRELRDLPPEAIQRTEILPEEVALKYGYAADQRVVNIVLRRRFDSTTVELGGRVATDGGYATGRADAGKLIIREKTRTSGNVRLEGNNPLFENERTIGVRAEDTIDSRPFRTLVGAGQTARVSGTLSRPVSSIFNGTLTGEAERRNGSSGLGLLNGDYLRRETSGTTFGLGASLNGQIDRWRLSSTANGEIVRSESETALRGDLSESTRRSLVVDATANGPLVQLPAGMANVTLKAGASALGIESKSRRLGLITPSNFNRYIAEGSANADLPLTERASAIGRLTANVNGGLRYLDDFGTLTSIGAGLNWSPAARLNLLASWTREEGAPSLQQLGDPFLETTGVPFFDARNGVTVPVTTITGGNRDLEADRRNVLKIGGNWQPFEEQNLRLRAEFVRQTIDNPQISFPAATAALEQAFPNRFQRDASLRLISVDLRPVNADRSTRETLRWGFDFTKSLLTQRPSQQTITRLVDRARQQGLISNAPRPNTDGTTPAPTVTVRTEGDAPPSPPPSGAATRGGQGGGPRFGGGGPGGGGGRFGGGRGGRLTLSATHTVTFTDELVIGPGLPVLDYLGGEALNSNGGRPRHQVEVESGYYNNGLGLRLSGDWRSGTRIASTGQDLRFSPYATFDLRAFANLGERLDLVTKVPFLRGSSVRFEVNNIFNARPQVNGASSTIPFAYQPDRLEPIGRTVGVTFRKLFIPNRFIQRAFQQRAAGGRPDE
- a CDS encoding amidase; translated protein: MTSDPRIPFLAALLLGGCATTSPDPMPASGPAPMAATAVPPPPVRPDFEQLTATDSVRAAAAWIAAQDAKLHAVIALDPTALDQAGRVDRAPPGSGPMRGRPILLKDNIEARGMPTTAGSLALAGNNTGRDAPIVSRLREAGAVILGKTNLSEWANIRSTNSISGWSAVGGQTRNPYALDRNTCGSSSGSGAAVAAGYADYAIGSETDGSITCPASMNGVVGLKPTMGLVSRTHIVPISESQDTAGPMTRTVAQAAELLTVIAGTDSADPATAEADRRKTDYRAGLSADALRGKKIAVLRFAAGFGTDAAFEQALGQLRQAGAELIEIKEFKPTGNYGNDEYAVLLTELKAGMNAYLAGSPSAGPKTLADLIAFNKANAATETPLFGQETFEEAEKTKGLADPAYKKARANSLRITTTDLDRLLSGVDAVVFPTRPAAWKIDAVHGDQSPGGNAIGSMAAVAGYPHLTVPMGLVRGLPVGLSFVGPKWSDGRLLGFGHAFEQVRGPFPRPNFYSSIEASPEVAPALEPQRR
- a CDS encoding multidrug efflux SMR transporter, encoding MAWILLIIGGLFEVGFTTSLRFVDDFRNLPWTGAFLVSVTLSMLLLERAAREIPMGTAYAVWGGIGAIGTVVVGMAFFDEPSTTIRLLLILAIVAAIAGLKLTA
- the ppa gene encoding inorganic diphosphatase; the protein is MNLDLVPAGANPPESINVVIEVPIGGEPVKYELDKKSGAIFVDRILHTAMRYPANYGFIPHTLGEDGDPLDCLVMNRWPFMPGCVVRARPVAVLFLEDEAGGDEKLLAVPDLKTTPYYEGIGEGENLPKIVFDQIAHFFTHYKDLEPEKWTRVGHWGDREDAKKVIVDGLERAKREGF
- a CDS encoding peptidase M61, whose product is MRSLYLAAALFAASPALAQIVPLSAPQPVQFPQTIPAARDVAFPGTMRLDVDVSDLRQGIWTVRQTIPVVQAGRMTLLFPQWLPGKHAPRGELEKLAGLTFTAGGRTLQWERDAGEVYAFHVDVPAGASEIEARFQFMTPTEGNQGRILVTPDMLNLQFEMVSLYPAGYFTRRIPVSATVTYPAGFRSATALRPTATTGTRVTYDTVSYETLQDSPIFAGRYFRRDDLGQNVSLNTIADSPKEVVVSADVLQRHRNLVTQAVRLFGTRQFDHYDFLHAITDKMGGIGLEHHRSSENQNDPGYFTDWKASLPDHNLLPHEFVHSWNGKHRRPADLFTPDFRTPMRDSLLWVYEGQTQFWGHVLEARSGLSTKAEVLDKMANIAAALDLTKGREWRPLVDTTNDPIVSARRPKAWTSWQRNEDYYNEGMLVWLEADAIIRRGTGNRRGLDDFARAFFGTREGDWGVRTYTLDDIVAGLNAVHRYDWRSFLQQRVYEPSSAGAPLNGFTASGYRLEYTDTPNAALAASMKSSRGHNYSWSLGMSLDREGKITAVIWDGPAFKAGLTTGQTIVAVGEKAYSEDALKAAITAAKGGTTPIPLTIKRGDSVRSVPLSWNGGLRYPRLIKTGEGRGALDILLEPK
- a CDS encoding DMT family transporter; this encodes MTARAASPAIAFAVGTLGIALFSGMDAIMKGLVLAIGVYSTMLWRSFAGVALAGAAYASRWKRWPERRVLRLHVERGVLTSFMGLLFFWGIGHVPLAQAIALAFIAPLIALYLAAVLLGEQVGKRTVGASLLAFTGVIVIFIGQARADLGREALLGSLAILLSAVLYAVNIIMMRRQSQAAGPMEIAFFQNLTVTAVLLAALPVIGTELPAMIHWPALLGAAVLSTLSLLLLSWAYARAEASYLAATEYTAFLWAALFGWLVFGEHLSAFTLAGAVLIVAGCLLAARSPQAANPHLEAAP